The Acidimicrobiales bacterium sequence ATGGACACCAAAGACGTTCGCATCGACCGCACGTTCGACGCACCGATCGAAGTCATCTGGTCGATGTGGACCGAGCCCGAGCACTTCGCCCAGTGGTACGGCCCGATGGGCGCCAGGATCCCGAACGCCGAGATGGACGTTCAGGTCGGGGGCCGCCGCCACATCGCCATGGAGGTGGACACCCCGAACGGGGCGATGGTGATGTACTTCGTCGGGGAATACCGCGAGGTCGACCCCATGACCCGCCTCGTGTACACCGAGAGCGTGGCCGACGCCGACGGGAACGCGCTGACCGCAGAACAGATGGGCATGCCCGCAGGAAAGCCGATGGAGACCTCGATCGTGGTCGAGCTCGAAGATCTCGGCGACCGCACGAGGATGACCATGACCCACATCGGTGTCCCGGCCGACTCTCCCGGTGGCCAGGGTTGGGCGATGGCGATCGACAAGCTCGAAGCACGGGTGGCCGAAGGCTGATCCTCAGCGAGCGAGCTTCACGAGCGCCTCGTGTTCGATGGCGGCCACCGGTCGACCATCGACGCTGATGCGCACGTCGACCACCGCTCGTTCACCACTACGGCTCTCGAACCGATCGACCTCGAACGCCTCCGCGAGCACCGCGTCGCCCGGCCGGGCCAGGCCGAGATGACGGATCTCACTGCGGGTGTGCACCCACGCACCGTCGACCAGCTGGGAGGCGAAGATCCGGTTGGCGAGGCTGGGCCACACGACCGGGTGCACGATCGATTCGGTGCGGTAGAGCTGGAGGTCCTCACCGGCCCGGGCGGCGTAGCCCACCCAACGGTCGTCCAGTTCGAGGGCGAGTGGGTCGAGGCGGATCCCGACGGGTTCGCCCGGCGGCTCGTGACCGGGAGCGACGGCGCAGGTCGCCGCGACGGTCTCCCCGAGCCGCGCCTCGACCATCACGCCGTCGTCACCGGAGACCGGTACGAGGTCGACGTGCTCGTCCGCGAGAACGGGGCCACGGAACCGCACGGACGCGCTCCCCGACGCGACCCACGCCTCGCCCACGCCGCCGCGGCCGGGCGGGTGAGATACGCGTAGATCGTCGTGCCGGCCACGACGGCACCGTCGTAACCCGCGGCTCGACCGCCGGCCTCGGTGTGCACCGGATTGTCGGCGTGCTCCGCCAGGTTCACGGCGGCGATGGACCAGGGCTCCAGGGGGGCGGCCATGGGCGCCGACGCTAGACGCAACGGGCGGTTACCGGGTTGTGATCGCGACCGTTGGGGCGTACGTTTTGACTCTCCATGAGGCGATCTCACGTCGCCGAGTGGAATCTTCGTCCGGTTCGCCGGGCGGGGGGTCCTGTAGATCAGTTTGGAGTGATCGCCACCCTGTCAAGGTGGAGGCCGCGGGTTCAAATCCCGTCAGGACCGCCACACGGCCACCCGATTCGGGTGGCCGTTCGTGGGGTCGGGTAGCTCAGTTGGCAGAGCGACCGCCTGAAAAGCGGTAGGTCACCGGATCGACGCCGGTCCCGACCACCACACCGGCGGCCCGGCCCGAGCGCCGGGCCGTCACCGTTTTGACGCCGATCGGTTCAGCCGAGGGCGTGGCCGGCGTGGAAACCGTCGGTCATGGCCCCCTCGAGATAGCCGACCCCGGTGCAGTCACCGATGACGACGGGCTCGATTCCCGCGGCGCGGAACCGGTTGGCGACCGTCTCGTCGCCCACGAGGCCCGTGGCGATGACCACGGAGTCGACGTCCACGGACGACGCCGCACCGTCCTCGTCGTCACCGATCATGTAGTGCACGACACCGTCGCCGATCCCGGTGACGGTTGCCTCCCCGATCAGCTCGGCCCCGTGGTCGCGCAGGTCGGTGAGCACCCGCCACCTCCGGGGATGCGCCATCTCGGTCGCCAGCACCGACTCCTCCTCGAGCACCGTGACCGTGCGACCCCGGTCGACGAGGAACTCGGCCAGCTCGATGCCCACCAGCCCGCCACCGATGACCGCGACGCGCGTGCCGATCGGCATGTAGTGCTCGGTCAGCTTCGCGAGACGCTCGGGGTCGTTCAGCAGGCCGAGGCGACGCCCGACCGTCGCCGCGAGGCGGCCCATCCGGGGCAGCTTCTTCATGGCCGCCGCGACATCGCCGCTGCCGGTGAGCATGGCCCGCAGATCATCACCGTCGACGACGAAGTCCTGCGTCGCACCGGGGACCGACGACCGCAGCCGCGCCGCGCCGGTGGCCACGATCACGGCGTCGGGTGACAGGGCGGCGACCATGTCCGGCGTGGCCTCGGTGTCGACCCGGACATCGATCGGCAGCGTCTCCATCTGCCGGGTGAGCCAGCGCAGGAGTCGCAGGTTCGGCTCATAGACGAGCGCCGCGAACCGCAACGCGCCGCCGAGCTGCGACGACGCCTCGAACAGCGTGACGTGGTGACCCCGCAGGGCCGCAACCCGCGCCGCTTCCATGCCCGCCGGCCCACCGCCGACGATCACGACCCGCTTGGCGACGGCCGCCGTCGACCGTTCGACGTCAGCGAGCTCGACCTCGTTCGCCAGCACGGGATTGACCGCGCAGCGCACCCGTTCGTCGAAGAAGGGACGAGCGACGCAGGTGTAGCAGTTGATGCAGGGCCGGATGTCCGCCTCCCGACCCTCGACGAGCTTCTTCGCCGTCTCCGGATCGGCGAGCATCTGGCGTCCCATCGCGATGAGGTCCGCCTTGCCGAAGGCGACCATGTCGTCGCCCACCTCCGGCCGGATCCGGCCGACGCCGATCACCGGCACGTCCACGGCCTTCTTCAGCCGGGCACTCAGCGCGGCGTGCTTCGCCTCGGTGTGGGGCAGCGTCCCCTCGGTGAACGCGGACCCGTCGGTCATGTCGCCGTAGGCACTCAGATGGATCGCATCCGCGCCCGCCTCCACCGCGAGCCGCGCGGTGACCATCGTGTCCTCGAACTCGATGCCGTCGGGGGTGCGGTACTCCCGTGCGTCGAGGCGGCACCACACCGGGAAGTCGGCGCCGCAGCGCTGCTTGGTCTCGGCGATGACCTCGCAGAGGAAGCGGGAGCGGTTCTCGACCGAGCCGCCGTACGCATCGTCGCGATGGTTGAACGCCCGCGACAGGAAGCTCGACAGCAGGTAGCCGTGCGCCCCGTGGATCTCCACGCCGTCGAACCCGGCGGCCTGCGCCCGCACCGCCGCACTCGCGAAATCGTCGGTGGTCCGCGCGATGTCGTCCGCGTCCATCTCCTTGTAGTCGGGTGCCTTCCCGCCGCTCGCCTTGGCCATCTTCATCATCTCGTCGAGCGTGAGGTCGTTGGCCATGGACATCGAGCCCTTGTACTGCTCGAGCGACGGCACGGGCACCGGCCGTCCCTCCATGGTGTCGACCCGCGAGATCTTCCCGTGGTGGACGAGCTGCAGGGCGATCTTCGCACCGTGCGCGTGCACCCGATCCGTGAGCCGGCGCAGGGCGGGGACGAACGCGTCGTCGGAGGCCCCGAGCTGGTGGATCGAGTTGGCGCCGCGGGGATACGCGATGGCCGTCACCTCGGTGATGATGAGACCGACGCCACCGCGGGCGCGCTCCTCGTAGTAGGCCGCGATCGCGTCGTTCGCCATGCCGTCGCTGTCGACGATCTCCACGCCCATCGGCGCCATCACGATGCGGTTGCGCAACTCCATGGTCCCGATCGCGATCGGTGACAGGAGATGGCGATAGACGGGCGCCGGCGCGTTCATCGCGCCGACCCTAGGACTCGCCGGTGGCCGGCGCCGAACCGTCAGCCGCGGATGACGTCGTCGGCGACCGCCGCCACCGCGACGGCCGACGCGACCGCCGGAGCGACCGAACGATCGAACACGCTCGGCACCACGAAGGCCGGGTCGAGCTCGTCCTCCGACACACAGTCGGCGATCGCGGTGGCGGCCGCGACCTTCATGTTCTCGGTGACGCTGTGGGCGTTGGCGTCGAGCGCGCCGCGGAAGATCCCGGGGAAGGCCAGGACGTTGTTGATCTGGTTCGGGAAGTCCGAACGACCCGTCGCCATCACGGCGGCCAGACCGTCGGCCTGCTCCGGACGGATCTCGGGATCCGGGTTCGCCATGGCGAACACGATGGGATCCTTCGCCATCTTGCGCAGGTCCGAGGCGTCGATGAGGTTCGGCGCGCTCACGCCCATGAACACGTCTGCGCCGACGAGCATCTCCTGGAGAGTGCCGGCCTTGCGGTCCTTGTTGGTGTTCTCGGCGAACCAGGTCTTGGCCTCGTTGAGCCGGTCGCGCCCGGAGTAGACGGCCCCCGTGCTGTCGACGCCGACGACCTCGCCGACACCGGCGTCGAGCAGGATCTTGCCGCACGCCACGCCGGCCGCGCCCATGCCGGAGATCACGACGCTGATGTCGCCCATCTTCTTGTCGACCAGCTTCAGCGAGTTGTTCAGCGCGGCCAGCGCGACCACCGCGGTGCCGTGCTGGTCGTCGTGGAACACGGGGATGTCGAGGGCCGCCTTGAGCCGCGCCTCGATCTCGAAGCAGGCCGGCGCCGCGATGTCCTCGAGGTTGATGCCACCGAAGGTCGGGGCGATCCGGATCACCGTCTCGATGATCTCCTCGGTGTCCTGGGTGTCGAGGCAGATGGGGAACCCATCCACGCCCGCGAACTCCTTGAACAGGAGCGCCTTGCCCTCCATGACCGGCATGGCCGCCTTCGCGCCGATGTTGCCGAGCCCGAGCACCGCACTGCCGTCGCTGACGATCGCGACCGTGTTCTTCTTGATCGTGTACTGGTGGGCGAGCGACTCGTCGTCGTGGATGCTCATGCAGACGCGAGCCACGCCGGGTGTGTAGGCCATCGCAAGATCGTCCGCGTCGCCGACCGAGCAGAGCGGCAGCACCTCGATCTTGCCGCCCTCGTGGAGCTTGTAGGTACGGTCGTACCACTCGAGCACGCTGACCCCGTCGAGCGCGTCGACCGCGGCAGCGACCTGCTCGGCGTGTTCCTCCGACCGGCAGTGCACGTCGATCGCCCGCACCACCGTGGGCCCCTTCGCCTCGAACCCGGGAATGGCGGCGATGTTGCCCCCGGCCTCGCCGATCGCGGCGGCGAAGCGCCCGAGCGTGCCCGGCACGTTGTCGAGCGAGATCTTGAGCGTGATCGAATAGGCGGCGGTCGGAGCGTTCTGCACAGATCAAACGCTATCGGCGGCCCCCCTGTCTCGGGATCCCTGTCTCGGTATCTCTGTCTCGGGATCTCTGGTCACGAAAGTGTCGTACGAACCCGGTTCAGAGCCGGCGAAGCGACACTTTCGTGACCAGAGATCCCCCTCTCGGGGAGGTGGACGGTCAGTCGTCGTAGGTGAAGCCGAGGTCCATGGCGGTCACGAGGGGGGAGAAGGGGATCCCGGCCTCGGCGGCCATGGCCGCGCAGGTGCCGCCCCGGTCGACGATGGCGAGGATCAGGATCGGGTCGGCACCCAGTTGGCGGACGACGTCGGCGGCTTCGAGCAGGGAGACACCGCGGCTGACGGTGTCCTCGGTGATGACGACCTTGTCCCCCTCCTGCAGGGCACCGGCGAGCCGGCCGGTGACGCCGTGGTCCTTCGCCTCCTTGCGGATCGAGAACGACCGCAGATCCCGGCCGCGCGTCGCCGCGACCGCGGCGATCCCGAACGCCACGGGGTCGGCGCCCATCGTGAGCCCGCCGATCGCCGTCGCCTCCGGCGGGATGACCATCAATGCGGCATCGGCCACCGCGAGGATTCCGTCCGGTCGACACGCGGTCTGCTTCGAGTCGATGAACCAGCGGCTCTTCCGGCCGGACTTCAGGGTGAAGTCACCCTCGCGGACCGAGTGTTGCCGGAGGTGGGCGACGAGTGCGTCAGATGCCATGCGGCCGACCCTAGCCGCCGGCATCGACGGCGGTTTTCGCCCTCCTCGGCAAATGACAAGCGGTCCGAATCGCACAAATGTCTCCGCTCGATTGGCGCGATATACATCGACCGGTTTTGCCGATATGGTCTCCCCAGTACCGGCGGAAGACCTCTGACCACTCCGACAAGGACATCCGATGGCGTCCCGCAGGGAAATGACCGATGAGCACAAGGCCGCGCTGGCCGAGGGGCGGGCCCAGGGTCGAGCCGTTCGCGCCTATCTCGAAGCCCTCGAGGCCCACAAGCCGAAGCGGGGCCGCAAGCGCACGCCCGAGTCCATGCGGGCCCGGCTGGCCGCGATCGAGACGACGCTCGCCGAAGCCGACCCGATGACCCGGCTCCGGCTGGTCCAGGAGCGACTCGATCTCGAGTCGGCGATCGAAGCGGCCGAGACGACCGTCGACCTGTCCGCACTCGAGGACGGGTTCGTCGCCGCGGCCGCCGGCTACGGGCAGCGCAAAGGCATCTCCTACGCCGCGTGGCGCGAGGTCGGCGTGCCGGCATCGGTTCTGAAGCGGGCCGGGGTCAGCCGGGGCGCCTGAGCGTCAGACCCGCACCTCGGAGCCGGCGGCGGCCGCCTCGGGGTGCTGCGCCACGATCTTGTCGACCCGGGCCACCACCCGGCGCACCTGGTCGATGGCCGTGCCGGTGAACGACGCCGGATCGGCGAGCAGCGCATCGATGGCGGCCCGATCGAGCGGAATCCGTTCGTCGTCGGCCAACCGATCGACCAGCGACGCCGCGTCGCCGGCCTCGCGGCGGGCGAGGGCCGCGGCGACCGCGTGCTCCTTCACCAGCTCGTGGGCTTCCTCCCGTCCGAGGCCGGCGTCCACCGCGGCGGTCAGGACCCGGGTGGTCGCGAGGAACGGCAGGTCCCGGGCGAGCTCGGCATCGATCACCGCGGGGAACACACCGAGCTCCTCGAAGACCACCATCGCGGTCTGGAGGAGGCCGTCCGTCGCGAGGAAGGCATCGGGCAGCATGATCCGGCGTACGGCCGAGCAGCTGACGTCACCCTCGTTCCACTGCCGGCCGGCGAGGCTCGAGGCCATGGTGAGGTGACCATCGAGCACGGTCCGCAGAGCGCCGACGCGTTCCGCGCTGCGGGCGTTCATCTTGTGGGGCATGGCCGTCGACCCGACCTGGCCGGGCCGGAACCCTTCGGTGGCGAGCTCCTGACCGGCCATCAGTCGGAGCGTGATGGTGGCACTCGACGGACCGGAGACGGCCTGCACGAGGGCGGACACGACGTCGAGATCGAGCGACCGTGGGTAGACCTGGCCGACACTGTCGACCACCCGGCTGAACCCGAGATGGTCGGCGACGGCCTGCTCCAGCGCATCCACCTTCGACGAGTCGCCGAGCAGATCGAGCTGGTCGAGGCGGGTCCCCACCGGGCCCTTGATCCCGCGGAGCGGATAACGCTCGAGGAGCCCCTCCACTCGTTCGAGGCCGATCATCATCTCCTCGGCCACGTCGGCGAACCGCTTCCCCACCGTCGTCGCCTGGGCCGACACATTGTGGGTGCGGGCGACGATCACGCGATCGGCGTGGGTCGCGGCGAGGCCGCCGACCCGGGCCAGAACGGCGACGAGCCGGTCCCGGATCAACTCGAGCGCCTCGCGCACCTGGAGCTGCTCGACGTTCTCCGTGAGATCGCGCGAGGTCATCCCCCGGTGGATGTGCTCGTGGCCGGCCAGCGCACAGAACTCCTCGATGCGGGCTTTCACGTCGTGGCGGGTGATCGCCTCCCGTTCGGCGATCGAGGCGAGATCGACCTGATCGATGACCCGCTCGTAGTCGTCGATGACCCCGTCCGGCACGTCGACGCCCAGTTGGGCCTGCGCCCGCAACACCGCCAACCACAGGCGCCGCTCCTGCACGATCTTGCGATCCGGCGACCAGATCGCGTTCATCGCCGCGCTCGCGTAGCGCTCCGAGAGGAGGTTGGGCATGGGATCGCTCACGGATTGACCCTTTCACTGGCCGATCGACTCATCAAGAAAGCCGGGGTCCGTGCCGACGGGAGGAGTTGGAACGGAGGAACTGCGATCGTGACCGTCGAGATCACCGGCCTCTGCCGGGACCATACATTCGAGTCCGCGGAGGACGTGTGCCGCCGCTGCGGCATGGAATTCTGCGAAATGTGCCTGCTCTTCCCGACCGGCCAGCCGCTTTGCAAGGAGTGCGCCATGGTGGCCGGCGGGGTGCGAAACCATGCGTCGCGCGCCGAGATGCCCAAGCGCGAGATGAAGCGCATCGTCAAGGCCTTCGAGGCTCGGCGAGCGACTCCCGCGAACGCTGCCGTTGCCGTCGCCGAGGCCGTCGAGATCACCGATCCGGTGCTCCAGGACCCGCTGGCACCGACCGAGGAGGACCTCGAGCGTGTGCCGGCCGCGGTGCCGGACGACGGCGCCGCGGTGGCGAGCGAACTGGCGGACGTGTTCAACGATCCGCCGCCACCACCTCCGCCCCCGCCGCCGAGCGGGAACGAACCGGCCGACGGTGTGGCACCGCCCATCGACTGGAGCCAGCCTTTCGGCTGACGGCGACAGCCGGTGGAGAGGATCACGCCACCCGGTCGAGGAACTGCTCGCGACCGGGGCCGACGCCGACCAGGCGGATCGGCACGCCGACCTGCGCTTCGAGGAAAGCGATGTAGTCCGCCGCGTTCGCCGGGAGGTCGTCGGGACTCGTGACGCCGGAGATGTCGGTCTGCCACCCCGGCAGCTCCTCGTAGATCGGCGTGGCCGCGTGCAGTTCACTCTGGTGGTACGGCATCTGCTCGACGCGGGTGCCGTGCACGTCGTAGGCGACGCACACCTGCAACGTGTCGAGCGCATCGAGCACGTCCAGCTTCGTCAACGCGATCTCCGACAGTGAGTTGACCCGCACGGCCTGGCGCATCATCACCGCGTCGAACCAACCGGGGCGGCGGCGCCGCCCGGTGTTGGTGCCGTACTCGTGGCCGACATCGACGAGATGATCGCCGATGTCGTCGAAGAGCTCCGTCGGGAACGGGCCGGACCCCACCCGGGTGATGTAGGCCTTGGCGATCCCGATGATCCGATCGATGTCACGCGGCCCGACACCCGCACCGGTGCACGCGCCGCCGGCGACCGGGTTGGACGAGGTCACGAACGGATACGTGCCGTGATCGAGATCGAGGAAGGTTGCCTGCGCGCCTTCGAGCAGGACGCCCTGTCCGGTCTCGAGGGCATTGTGGACCAGCGCGATCGCGTCGGCGATGTGCGGGATGACCCGAGGGGCGCACTCGTCGAGATACTGCGACGCGATCTCGTCGGCATCGACCGGGAGCCGGTTGAACACCTTGGTCAGCACCTGGTTGGTGTGGCCGAGGACGACATCGAGCTTCTGACGGAAGATCTTCGGGTCCTGGAGATCCTGGACGCGGAGCCCGAGCCGCATCGCCTTGTCGGCATAGGCCGGGCCGATGCCGCGCTTGGTGGTGCCGAGCTTGCCGTCGCCGAGATGGCGCTCGTGGAGCGAGTCGAGCTCCTGGTGGTACGGCATGATCAGGTGGGCGTTGCCGGACACCTTGAGAGCGCTGCAGTCGACGCCCTTGGCCTCGAGCGTGTCCATCTCCGCGAGCAGCACACGAGGATCGACGACCACCCCGTTGCCGATCACCGGGGTGATGTGGTCGTAGAGGATTCCACTCGGTACGAGCTGGAGGGCGAAGGTCTCACCGTCGACCACGAGCGTGTGGCCCGCGTTGTGGCCGCCCTGGTAGCGGACGACCATCTCCATCTCTTTGGCGACGAGGTCGGTGAACTTCCCCTTGCCTTCGTCACCCCACTGAGTACCGACGACGACGGTCGCGGGCACGGCGCTCTCCTCTCGAGGAATTGCGTTACCGAACGAGGCTAACCGGATCGCCGTGTATCCGCTCGCCGGAAAACGGCAAGAGGCGAGCCGCTGGGGCTCGCCTCCTGTTGTCCAGGGTGCATTCGATGATCACGGCCCTCGACGTGGTGCCGACGACGAGATCAACCGGTGAAGGTGGGATCCCCGTCGACCGGATCCTCCGGATCCATCGGCTGCGGCGGTGTGGGCGGCAGGATCGTGGTGGTCGTGGTGGGCGGTGCCGTCGTCGTGGTCGTCGGAGCGATCGTGGTGCTGCTCGGCGGCTCGATCGTCGTCGTGCTGACCGGCGGCTCCGTCGTGGTGCTGACCGGCGGCTCCGTGGTGGTGCTGACCGGCGGCTCCGTCGTCGTGGTCGTCGAGGTCGTGGTCGTCGACGTGGTGGTCGTCGTGGTCGTCGACGTGGTGGTGGTCGTCGTCGTCGGCGGCGGCACCAGCGAGAAGCCGACGCAGACCGGCTGCACCGAGTTGGCGCCACCCTCGGCGTTGACGGCGGCGTCGTTGGCGAACGCGTGCCGGGCCCGGATCGCGACGGCCGGGCGGTTGAGCACGACCGTGCCGACCGAGCCGGACCACTGGGCCTCGCTCACCCCGTCGACGAGATCGGCGGTCATGCCGGTGCCGGCGATGACGATGCCGGCGTCGTCGATGAACTGCAGGACGTACTGCTCGTACATCTGCGGGACCGTGTTGACGCGATCGTCGTACCCGTCGTACGCGACGGTGTTGATGATGTACTCGCCGGCCGGGACGTCGGCCGCGACGGTCTTCGACCGGTTGTAGTACGAGTTGCCGGAAACGATCGTCGCCGCGACACCGGCGTTGAAGCCGACGTTCGGGAAGTTCACCGGGGTCAGGGTGTCGCCCCCGCACGTGGCCGGGCCGGACTGGGCGTTGACCGCAGTCGGCACCAGGAAGGGGGCGAGGATCGCAACGGCGATGAGTGCTGTCCTCGTACGGGTGAACATGGAAACCGACCTCTCAAGGTGAGACGCTTGGGTGGGGTCGGTTTCGCTCTGGCTCACCGTCGGACGAAGCGACCAATTGCAGTCCGACGGGTCGTTGCCTCCCCGTGAAGACCAGCGTACGGGCCGCCGATCCGGGTGAACAATAGGCCGGGATACCCAAGTCTCATCAGGCGACCACGAAGCGTGATCGAACCGGCGTTTTGCCTACAACGACGCCAATCTGAGCGGCCACGGCAAGGCGCCGGCAGCGCTGGCGATCACCGCGAGCACGACCAGCGATGCGGCAATGGGTCCTGCGACCCCGTCATCGACGGTGCAGGAGATGCTGCCGACGACGATCGGGGCGGCCGCCATCGAGCGGGAAACGGTGAGTTCGGCACGGGTGTCGCCGAGCGCGACCGGGACGCGACCGGTGCCGGTGCCCTCGAGCGCGAGCACACCCGCGACGGCGCCGTCGACGAGCACGACGAAGCGCTCACGGCCGACACCGGTACGGCGGATACTGACCGCGGCGGAGTCGGACGGACAGTCGGGCTCGACGATCACCTGGACGTCGGCGCATCCGGACGGATCGGGTTCGACCACCTGATCGGGCGAGCGTGCCTTGGGCTCGCTGACGATCACACGCGTCGGGGCACCGGGGAGTACGGGGATCTCGGTGTCGCCGACGGCGCTTCCCTCCAGCACGACCGTGCCGTCCAGCTCGACGACGACCTCGAACCGGTCGGTACCGGTGACCGCCACGGAGTCACAGTCGGTACGCACGACCCGGGGGCCGAGTGGGACGTCGCCCGGCTCGCCGGCCGGCGGGTCATCGCCCGGATCGGGCGGCTCCGGGGCGGGGCACACGTTCTCGATCTCGGTGCGCAGGACGTCGGCGCCCGCGGCGTCCACGACGCGTACCGGCACCGTCGCCGCTCCGGCCAAGGGGATCTCGACCTCGATCGCCTCACCGGCCGCGACCGTGACCTCGGCGACGAGGGCGACCCGCTCGTGGAGCACGGTGAGCGAGGCGGGGTCGCCGGCGTCGTTGCCGAGCCGCACGACGAGGACATCGGCCGTGCAGTCGAGGATCGTGGTGGCCGTCGGTCGGGCCGGATCGGCACAGTCGACCGACAGGTCGGCCCGGGCGAGGGTCTCGCCGGTGATGCTGTCGGAGACGCGGATCTCGCTGGTACCGGCGAGGTCGCCGATCGCCAGTGTGGAGGTGGTGATGGCGCCCGCTTCGACCGTGAGTCCGGAGGTGACGCCGGCGCGGGGCACCGCGACGTCGACGGTGGCGCCGGTGTCGCCCTGGTTGCCGAGCAGGACGATGACCTCGTCGGCCGCGCAGTCCACGACGGCCGACGCGGCGAGGATGACGCCGATCTTCTCGGGGATGGTCGTCGGTGGCGGTGCGGTCGTGGGCGGCGCCGTGGTGGGCGGCGCCGTGGTGGGCGGCGCCGTGGTGGGCGGCGCCGTGGTGGGCGGCACCGTGGTGGGCGGCACCGTCGTCGGCGGCACCGTGGTGGGCGGCACCGTCGTGGACGGCACCGTGCTGGGCGGCACCGTGCTGGGCGGCACCGTCGTGGGCGGCACCGTCGTGGACGGAACCGTCGTGGTGGTGGTCGTCGGCGGGTCGACGAGGCTGAAGGCGACGCACTGGGCGGTGACGGAGTTGGTGCCCTTCGGCGTGGACGGCGCGGCATGACGGACGGTGAAGTGGGAGACGCCGCTCTCGCTCACGAACGTGCCCAGCTGGTCGACGGCGGCCGCGGCGTCGACGCCGTCGGCGAGATCGCTGGTCGGGCCGAGCACCACGTGTCCGGTGATGTCGAGCAGCCACTGCTCCTGATCCTGCGACGTCTCGCTACGGCCCGGGTAGACGTCGAACGAGCTCGCCTGCACCGACCACTCCCCCGCGGGCAGCGGTTCGCTGAGCGTGAACCCGTAGGTGTCGTGTCCCGAACGGGACCAGACCGCGACGTCGAGCGCGACGACATAGTCGCCGGCGCACCCGCCCGTCGTGGCTGCCGCCGGCGACGAGGCGCCGACGAGCAGACCGATGACGAGCAAGGCGGCGCCGGACAGCAGTTTCCACAGCTGTCGCAACGTCACATCGCTCTCCCGTACTCCTGGCCGCGAACGTAGTGGTCGCCGTGCCCACGGAGGGTGATACCCCGGCCGCATCGGGCGCCGACCTCACGGATCAGCGCAGGACCAGCTCCGGGTTGTCCACAGGCCCGTCCACAGCGACGGTCACGGTGTCGCCTTCGGTGTAGCGCCCCTCGAGCAGGGCGATGGCCAACGGATCGCCGATCGAGCGCTGGATCAGCCGCTTCAGGGGCCGGGCGCCGAAAGCCGGTTCGTAGCCCTGGGCCGCCATCAGCTTCTTGGCGTCGTCGGTGACCTCGAGCACGAGGCGTCGCGCCGCCAGGCGCTCGGCGAGGCCGCTCAGCTGGATGTCGACGATGGACACGAGGTCCGCTTCGGTCAGCGCCCGGAAGCGGACGATGTCGTCGATGCGGTTGACGAACTCCGGCCGGAAGAAGTCCTG is a genomic window containing:
- a CDS encoding SRPBCC domain-containing protein; its protein translation is MMDTKDVRIDRTFDAPIEVIWSMWTEPEHFAQWYGPMGARIPNAEMDVQVGGRRHIAMEVDTPNGAMVMYFVGEYREVDPMTRLVYTESVADADGNALTAEQMGMPAGKPMETSIVVELEDLGDRTRMTMTHIGVPADSPGGQGWAMAIDKLEARVAEG
- a CDS encoding FAD-dependent oxidoreductase, yielding MNAPAPVYRHLLSPIAIGTMELRNRIVMAPMGVEIVDSDGMANDAIAAYYEERARGGVGLIITEVTAIAYPRGANSIHQLGASDDAFVPALRRLTDRVHAHGAKIALQLVHHGKISRVDTMEGRPVPVPSLEQYKGSMSMANDLTLDEMMKMAKASGGKAPDYKEMDADDIARTTDDFASAAVRAQAAGFDGVEIHGAHGYLLSSFLSRAFNHRDDAYGGSVENRSRFLCEVIAETKQRCGADFPVWCRLDAREYRTPDGIEFEDTMVTARLAVEAGADAIHLSAYGDMTDGSAFTEGTLPHTEAKHAALSARLKKAVDVPVIGVGRIRPEVGDDMVAFGKADLIAMGRQMLADPETAKKLVEGREADIRPCINCYTCVARPFFDERVRCAVNPVLANEVELADVERSTAAVAKRVVIVGGGPAGMEAARVAALRGHHVTLFEASSQLGGALRFAALVYEPNLRLLRWLTRQMETLPIDVRVDTEATPDMVAALSPDAVIVATGAARLRSSVPGATQDFVVDGDDLRAMLTGSGDVAAAMKKLPRMGRLAATVGRRLGLLNDPERLAKLTEHYMPIGTRVAVIGGGLVGIELAEFLVDRGRTVTVLEEESVLATEMAHPRRWRVLTDLRDHGAELIGEATVTGIGDGVVHYMIGDDEDGAASSVDVDSVVIATGLVGDETVANRFRAAGIEPVVIGDCTGVGYLEGAMTDGFHAGHALG
- a CDS encoding NAD-dependent malic enzyme, coding for MQNAPTAAYSITLKISLDNVPGTLGRFAAAIGEAGGNIAAIPGFEAKGPTVVRAIDVHCRSEEHAEQVAAAVDALDGVSVLEWYDRTYKLHEGGKIEVLPLCSVGDADDLAMAYTPGVARVCMSIHDDESLAHQYTIKKNTVAIVSDGSAVLGLGNIGAKAAMPVMEGKALLFKEFAGVDGFPICLDTQDTEEIIETVIRIAPTFGGINLEDIAAPACFEIEARLKAALDIPVFHDDQHGTAVVALAALNNSLKLVDKKMGDISVVISGMGAAGVACGKILLDAGVGEVVGVDSTGAVYSGRDRLNEAKTWFAENTNKDRKAGTLQEMLVGADVFMGVSAPNLIDASDLRKMAKDPIVFAMANPDPEIRPEQADGLAAVMATGRSDFPNQINNVLAFPGIFRGALDANAHSVTENMKVAAATAIADCVSEDELDPAFVVPSVFDRSVAPAVASAVAVAAVADDVIRG
- the pyrE gene encoding orotate phosphoribosyltransferase is translated as MASDALVAHLRQHSVREGDFTLKSGRKSRWFIDSKQTACRPDGILAVADAALMVIPPEATAIGGLTMGADPVAFGIAAVAATRGRDLRSFSIRKEAKDHGVTGRLAGALQEGDKVVITEDTVSRGVSLLEAADVVRQLGADPILILAIVDRGGTCAAMAAEAGIPFSPLVTAMDLGFTYDD
- the purB gene encoding adenylosuccinate lyase produces the protein MSDPMPNLLSERYASAAMNAIWSPDRKIVQERRLWLAVLRAQAQLGVDVPDGVIDDYERVIDQVDLASIAEREAITRHDVKARIEEFCALAGHEHIHRGMTSRDLTENVEQLQVREALELIRDRLVAVLARVGGLAATHADRVIVARTHNVSAQATTVGKRFADVAEEMMIGLERVEGLLERYPLRGIKGPVGTRLDQLDLLGDSSKVDALEQAVADHLGFSRVVDSVGQVYPRSLDLDVVSALVQAVSGPSSATITLRLMAGQELATEGFRPGQVGSTAMPHKMNARSAERVGALRTVLDGHLTMASSLAGRQWNEGDVSCSAVRRIMLPDAFLATDGLLQTAMVVFEELGVFPAVIDAELARDLPFLATTRVLTAAVDAGLGREEAHELVKEHAVAAALARREAGDAASLVDRLADDERIPLDRAAIDALLADPASFTGTAIDQVRRVVARVDKIVAQHPEAAAAGSEVRV
- a CDS encoding adenylosuccinate synthase; this encodes MPATVVVGTQWGDEGKGKFTDLVAKEMEMVVRYQGGHNAGHTLVVDGETFALQLVPSGILYDHITPVIGNGVVVDPRVLLAEMDTLEAKGVDCSALKVSGNAHLIMPYHQELDSLHERHLGDGKLGTTKRGIGPAYADKAMRLGLRVQDLQDPKIFRQKLDVVLGHTNQVLTKVFNRLPVDADEIASQYLDECAPRVIPHIADAIALVHNALETGQGVLLEGAQATFLDLDHGTYPFVTSSNPVAGGACTGAGVGPRDIDRIIGIAKAYITRVGSGPFPTELFDDIGDHLVDVGHEYGTNTGRRRRPGWFDAVMMRQAVRVNSLSEIALTKLDVLDALDTLQVCVAYDVHGTRVEQMPYHQSELHAATPIYEELPGWQTDISGVTSPDDLPANAADYIAFLEAQVGVPIRLVGVGPGREQFLDRVA